In the Wyeomyia smithii strain HCP4-BCI-WySm-NY-G18 chromosome 2, ASM2978416v1, whole genome shotgun sequence genome, one interval contains:
- the LOC129723837 gene encoding putative phospholipase B-like lamina ancestor has product MLKVVGASLYRTRISTYILGGAFLLAFGAFFVADMERPVYSGTYCATAYWARNSGFRVEFWGQRNDLETVPLGAVRACFRNSVMESGWSHLEVESQPEFPDEIQAFAAGMLEGALSWHNIYLHWSNTISAECTRDDQSEEFCDWLRRILTTNMETVRKMADMKGKHDHYWYQIGLFYDQLDGLEFGFRKGVRRSRLEYEIPMEDFLLMNSVVDIRDLKAYYMNFLDGESGMELEPNKGMMLLKILENSNGLVKILLGHTSDGSYASMSRVMKKYTLNYHFSADASVDRVVPGSNIVFTGYPAALASLDDFYMLSGKRHKMVAAGVKIEYDNLNLWTKIDLVRAVSLAPRVMAANRLAHSGRVWAKYFARSPSTGAKQWLVVDTKRLNSGANVSDDSAETEENLMSQIETLEYDGQRTETKHMDDYVDVDLEERFRKVTSISKISDGGLFWVVDQLPGRLHAEDMTEKILEDGYWLGDGVPVFKELIEIGHVKTNSTNSQHSTQEKIINNITNMDELAKFIQQSAYRGDLDPHNPTAFGNIDMKLLSKSNASNSTATLQAYSGPLFDPISDSQAVKRSVQTGQNSIQEEETPKLFRSMAAKIRRIKPFDWSSVDDLEVRHQGQPTVWDFPRESPHWAWN; this is encoded by the exons ATGCTTAAAGTAGTCGGAGCTTCCTTGTACAGGACGCGGATAAGCACCTACATCTTGGGAGGTGCATTCCTGCTCGCGTTCGGTGCCTTCTTCGTTGCTGACATGGAGAG ACCCGTCTATTCCGGCACGTACTGCGCGACAGCCTACTGGGCCCGCAACTCGGGCTTCCGGGTTGAGTTTTGGGGTCAGCGGAATGATCTCGAAACGGTACCGCTCGGGGCCGTTCGTGCCTGCTTCCGGAACAGCGTGATGGAGAGTGGCTGGTCCCACTTGGAGGTGGAATCGCAGCCCGAATTTCCGGACGAAATACAAGCGTTTGCCGCCGGTATGCTAGAGGGAGCGCTCAGCTGGCATAACATTTATCTGCACTGGTCGAA TACCATCTCTGCCGAGTGCACCCGCGATGATCAATCGGAGGAATTTTGCGATTGGTTGCGACGAATTCTAACTACCAACATGGAAACCGTCAGAAAGATGGCCGACATGAAGGGAAAGCATGACCATTATTGGTACCAGATTGGACTGTTTTATGACCAGCTGGATGGGCTAGAGTTTGGATTCCGTAAGGGTGTACGACGATCTCGTCTGGAGTACGAGATCCCGATGGAGGATTTCCTGTTGATGAACAGCGTTGTAGACATCCGTGATCTGAAGGCATACTATATGAACTTTTTGGATGGCGAAAGCGGAATGGAGTTGGAACCGAACAAAGGAATGATGTTGTTGAAAATTCTCGAGAACAGCAACGGACTGGTAAAGATTCTGCTGGGCCATACCAGTGATGGCAGTTACGCTTCGATGTCGAGAGTGATGAAAAAGTATACATTGAACTATCATTTCTCCGCGGACGCCTCGGTTGATCGAGTAGTTCCTGGATCGAATATCGTATTCACTGGTTATCCAGCCGCTCTAGCCTCGCTGGACGATTTCTACATGCTCTCTGGTAAAAGGCACAAAATGGTAGCAGCCGGAGTTAAAATAGAGTACGATAATTTGAATTTGTGGACCAAAATCGATCTAGTTCGGGCGGTCTCGTTGGCACCAAGAGTAATGGCAGCTAACCGGTTAGCTCATAGTGGCCGCGTTTGGGCAAAGTATTTTGCACGAAGTCCTTCCACCGGAGCCAAGCAGTGGCTGGTTGTTGATACGAAGCGTCTGAATAGTGGTGCAAACGTTTCCGATGATTCTGCAGAAACGGAAGAAAATCTAATGAGCCAGATTGAAACGTTGGAATATGACGGACAGCGCACCGAAACAAAGCACATGGATGACTATGTAGACGTTGATTTGGAGGAACGTTTCCGGAAAGTGACATCGATTAGCAAGATCAGCGACGGAGGTTTGTTTTGGGTTGTAGATCAGCTGCCGGGACGACTGCATGCGGAAGATATGACCGAGAAAATTTTAGAGGATGGCTACTGGCTGGGTGATGGTGTGCCAGTCTTTAAG GAACTGATTGAAATAGGTCACGTGAAAACTAACAGTACCAATTCGCAACATTCCACGCAAGAGAAAATCATCAACAACATTACCAACATGGACGAGTTGGCCAAATTCATCCAACAGAGTGCCTACCGGGGCGATCTGGACCCGCATAACCCGACCGCCTTTGGAAACATCGACATGAAGTTGTTGAGCAAATCCAACGCCAGCAACAGTACGGCCACACTCCAAGCCTACTCTGGTCCACTGTTCGATCCCATCAGCGATAGCCAAGCGGTAAAGCGAAGTGTTCAAACGGGACAAAACAGCATTCAGGAGGAGGAAACGCCTAAGCTGTTTCGTTCAATGGCGGCGAAAATTAGACGCATCAAACCGTTCGACTGGAGTTCGGTGGATGATCTGGAAGTTCGTCACCAGGGACAACCGACTGTTTGGGACTTCCCCCGTGAGTCCCCGCACTGGGCATGGAACTAA